Part of the Bacillus andreraoultii genome is shown below.
AGAGTGAGGAACCCCCCACTCTTTTTATACAAGAGATTAAAGTTAGTATTACCAATAAAAATATAACATAATCGGAAATAATTTGCAATAATCCCCTCTTATCACTACTTAAAACAGTGATAACTGATTTTGGTCAGGGAGTGATTCGAGACATCCATGCATATCCAAAAACTCGATAACTGTTTTTGATACTTTTCCACGTTGTTGAAGATCTTCTTTCGATAGAAAATCAGCTTCTTCGCGCGCTCTAACTATATTCATTGCGGCATTTGTTCCGAGACCTGGAATTGAATTAAAAGGTGGAATTAGAGAATTACCATCAATTACAAATTCCGCAGCTTTTGATTTATACAAATCAATCTTTTTAAACAAAAATCCGCGTTCACACATTTCAAGAGCAAGTTCAAGCACAGTCAATAAACTTTTTTCCTTTGTTGAAGCGTCAAGCCCTTTTTCATTTATTTCATTAATTCTTTTCCTTATCGCATTCGAGCCACTTGTCATTGCATCTAAATCAAAATCTTCAGCACGAACTGTGAAGTAAGTTGCATAGTAAAGAATCGGGTGATGTACTTTAAAATAGGCTATCCTTACAGCCATTAATACGTAAGCTGCTGCATGGGCTTTTGGGAACATATATTTTATCTTTTTACAAGAATCAATATACCATTCAGGCACATCATGAGCCCGCATGTCCTCTTCCATCTCCTCAGTTAATCCTTTCCCTTTCCGAACAGATTCCATAATTTTGAATGCATGGGAAGGATCTAGTCCACGATAAATTAAATACACCATAATATCATCCCGACAACCAATACATTCACTTAAGGAGCATGTACCGTTATTTATTAACTCCTGTGCATTCCCTAACCAAACGTCCGTTCCGTGTGATAAACCAGATATTTGAAGTAACTCAGAAAAAGTTGTTGGCTTCGTTTCTTCTAACATTTGACGAACAAACCGAGTTCCAAACTCTGGAATCCCAAGTGTACCAGTTTTACACATTATTTGTTCTTCCGTTACACCTAATGGCTCTGGACTTTGGAAAATCTTCATCACTTCTGGATCATCAGTTGGGATTGTCTTTGGATCAATTCCACTTAAATCTTGTAGCATCCGTATGACAGTTGGATCATCGTGTCCTAGTATATCTAGTTTTAACACATTATCGTGAATGGAATGGAAATCAAAATGTGTTGTTTTCCATTCAGAATCTTGTGCGTCTGCAGGGAATTGAATTGGTGTAAAGTCAAATACATCCATATAGTCAGGAATAACAATAATCCCACCTGGATGTTGCCCAGTGGTCCGTTTAACACCTGTCATTCCCATCGCCAATCGTTCTCTTTCTGCCCCTCGCAATGTGACTTGATTATCTTCTTCATATCCTTTTACATAACCATAAGCAGTTTTTTCTGCTACGGTACCAATTGTTCCAGCTCGATAAACATAGTCCTCACCAAATAACACTTTTGTATAGTTATGAGCACGTGGTTGATAATCTCCAGAAAAGTTTAGATCAATATCTGGGACTTTATCTCCTTTAAAGCCAAGGAACGTTTCAAAAGGAATATCGTGCCCGTTTTTTGTGTAAGGAGTATGACAGCTTGGGCAATTTTTATCTGGTAAATCAAAACCGCTACCGACAGATCCATCTGCGATAAATTCAGAATGTTTACAGTTAGGGCAAACATAGTGTGGCGGCATTGGGTTAACTTCTGTAATTTCAAGCATTGTTGCGACAAAAGAAGAACCAACCGAACCACGTGATCCTACAAGATAACCGTCACTTAGTGATTTCTTTACTAACTTATGAGCAATCAAGTAGATAACAGCAAATCCATTACCAATAATACTTGTTAATTCCTTTTCCAACCGCTTTTCTATAATATCAGGTAATGGTTCACCATAAATTCTTTTAGCCATGGAATAGCTCATAGAACGTACTTCTTCTTCTGCACCCTCAATTTTCGGTGTATATAGTTTATCTTTAATAACTTGTATTTCATCAATCATATTTGCAATTTTGTTTGGATTTTCTACAACAATTTCTTTCGCTTTCTCTTTACCTAAAAACTGAAATTCTGCTAACATTTCATCTGTTGTGCGAAAATGCACATCAGGCAATTGATGACGATTTAACGGATTTGCTCCACCTTGTGAGTTAATTAATACCTTTCGATAAATTTTATCCCTTGGATGTAGGTAGTGCACATTACCTGTTGCTACAACTGGAATGTTTAGCTTTTCTCCAATACGAACAATTTTTAGTATCGTTTCTTCCAGCTGCTTTTCACTTTGAACATTATCCATTTCTAGCAATGGAGCGTAAATAGGTTTTGGATGAACTTCTAAATAATCATAGAACTTCGCAATTTCTTCTACTTCTTCCATAGATTTTTGTTGAGCTGCCTCAAATAATTCACCTTTATCACAACCAGATCCGACTAGTATTCCTTCCCGATATGTTTGTAAAATAGAGCGTGGAATTCGCGGAACTCGGTAAAAATATTTCACATGTGAAAGTGAAATTAACTTGAATAGATTTTTTAAACCTTCTTGATTTTGTGCAAGTAAAACACAATGAAAGGGACGACTCCGTTTATAACTTGTTTCATTTTTACCAGCTTCATTTAGTTCATCATGAAATTGGATTCCTTTTTCAAAAACCTCATTTAATAATTTAATTAATATATATCCGGTTGCTTCTGCATCATAAATAGCACGGTGATGTTGGGTTAATTCTACATT
Proteins encoded:
- a CDS encoding PolC-type DNA polymerase III, with amino-acid sequence MSDMKLGKKERFQLLLQQMDMVENQYYPYLKNGEIEKLIIERKSRRWEFHFLLESILPYQLFEQFNAKIKSTFHHIAEISFVIKTKDKQFTDEMIKQYWKYSISQLQGMSPALLTLLHEQIPKVNGNKIVISARNNTECLTLKRKYGNLILNIYYQLGFPTLQFDVEEHTEHLEESYQQFLLDRQKEDEERAKQAVIEIQKRDEDVTSDGDEDNGPLIIGYPIQGEQDYRTLNEITDEERRVVVEGYVFQCETKQLRSGRTLLEFKLTDYTNSILVKMFSKDNKEDAAKLNRLKKGMWVRVRGNIQNDTFVRDLVMMANDINEINGKERYDSAPENEKRVELHAHTPMSQMDAVTSASDLIKQAAKWGHKAIAITDHAVAQSFPEAFNSAKKNGIKVIYGVEANVVDDGVPIAYNPAHLHLSDETYVVFDIETTGLSAVYNKIIELAAVKIKNGEVIDKFESFANPHHPLSAFTIELTGITDDMVKDAPEPEEVLEKFYEWSRDSIIVAHNASFDTGFLNVGYQKINRGKFIDPTIDTLELARFLYPDMKNHRLNTLAKKLNVELTQHHRAIYDAEATGYILIKLLNEVFEKGIQFHDELNEAGKNETSYKRSRPFHCVLLAQNQEGLKNLFKLISLSHVKYFYRVPRIPRSILQTYREGILVGSGCDKGELFEAAQQKSMEEVEEIAKFYDYLEVHPKPIYAPLLEMDNVQSEKQLEETILKIVRIGEKLNIPVVATGNVHYLHPRDKIYRKVLINSQGGANPLNRHQLPDVHFRTTDEMLAEFQFLGKEKAKEIVVENPNKIANMIDEIQVIKDKLYTPKIEGAEEEVRSMSYSMAKRIYGEPLPDIIEKRLEKELTSIIGNGFAVIYLIAHKLVKKSLSDGYLVGSRGSVGSSFVATMLEITEVNPMPPHYVCPNCKHSEFIADGSVGSGFDLPDKNCPSCHTPYTKNGHDIPFETFLGFKGDKVPDIDLNFSGDYQPRAHNYTKVLFGEDYVYRAGTIGTVAEKTAYGYVKGYEEDNQVTLRGAERERLAMGMTGVKRTTGQHPGGIIVIPDYMDVFDFTPIQFPADAQDSEWKTTHFDFHSIHDNVLKLDILGHDDPTVIRMLQDLSGIDPKTIPTDDPEVMKIFQSPEPLGVTEEQIMCKTGTLGIPEFGTRFVRQMLEETKPTTFSELLQISGLSHGTDVWLGNAQELINNGTCSLSECIGCRDDIMVYLIYRGLDPSHAFKIMESVRKGKGLTEEMEEDMRAHDVPEWYIDSCKKIKYMFPKAHAAAYVLMAVRIAYFKVHHPILYYATYFTVRAEDFDLDAMTSGSNAIRKRINEINEKGLDASTKEKSLLTVLELALEMCERGFLFKKIDLYKSKAAEFVIDGNSLIPPFNSIPGLGTNAAMNIVRAREEADFLSKEDLQQRGKVSKTVIEFLDMHGCLESLPDQNQLSLF